Proteins from a single region of Desulfuribacillus stibiiarsenatis:
- the murJ gene encoding murein biosynthesis integral membrane protein MurJ, producing MVEDHKRTLIKSGMIIVVATFIGRLFGFVREIFISAQYGTSAQAEAYFIAITIPTILIAVLPGALNSVCTPLFAEYKAKGDIKGLQGLFNTVTSLVLLGSLVLSILGGFFSAEIVSVLAPGFTGEVRELTIELVTLMVPAITLIGLISIFWSYLNAQQHFLMPSLGPLVASVIVIVSIFTLVPVYGIHGLTVGTVISFLFQGLVMYPTLRKSGIKFGLALQFKNPAVKRFFILMIPIVLGMSINQLNVIVDRMLGSGLEEGKFAAYIYATRIYQLPIGIFVGAITLPLFPVLSKYASEQNIDQLIATMWNGLKMLAFIMLPVTAILMILGEPIVRLLFEREEFTRESTIETNWALMFLALGFFPYAARDLLARVFYSLQDTRTPVIINTITITLNVIFSIILVRYLDQGGLGLGMALGGFANFMIMLWAIRRKLGLVVDRQSLVEIGKIMVATISILILLIGFKANVSYNETFIIELIYMVTMMMIIGVIYIFMLHLLKVETAKALLNLLFLKKSTKS from the coding sequence ATGGTGGAAGACCACAAACGCACACTTATAAAGTCTGGAATGATTATTGTAGTCGCCACATTTATCGGGCGACTTTTCGGTTTTGTCAGAGAGATTTTCATTTCCGCGCAGTACGGGACATCTGCCCAAGCCGAAGCATATTTTATTGCCATTACCATTCCTACTATATTGATAGCTGTTTTACCTGGGGCATTGAATTCTGTTTGCACTCCACTTTTTGCAGAATATAAAGCGAAAGGGGATATTAAGGGATTACAAGGATTATTTAATACTGTAACATCACTTGTTTTATTAGGATCGTTAGTGCTTTCTATTCTAGGAGGATTTTTCTCAGCGGAAATTGTGTCAGTCCTCGCGCCAGGCTTTACAGGAGAAGTGCGAGAACTTACAATTGAACTAGTAACATTGATGGTTCCAGCGATTACACTCATCGGACTAATCAGTATCTTCTGGAGCTATCTGAATGCACAACAACATTTTTTAATGCCAAGTTTAGGGCCACTAGTAGCAAGCGTTATTGTCATTGTATCGATTTTCACTTTAGTGCCAGTGTATGGGATTCATGGATTGACGGTAGGGACTGTCATTAGTTTCTTATTTCAAGGGCTAGTCATGTACCCAACGCTAAGAAAGAGTGGCATTAAATTTGGACTCGCGTTGCAATTTAAGAACCCAGCAGTGAAACGTTTCTTCATCCTAATGATTCCGATTGTGTTAGGCATGTCAATCAACCAGTTAAACGTCATCGTTGACAGAATGCTTGGTTCTGGACTAGAAGAAGGGAAATTCGCAGCATACATCTATGCGACAAGGATATACCAGCTACCAATCGGGATATTCGTCGGTGCGATTACATTACCGTTGTTCCCTGTGTTATCGAAATACGCATCAGAGCAGAACATAGACCAGCTGATTGCTACGATGTGGAACGGATTGAAGATGCTGGCCTTTATCATGTTGCCAGTAACCGCAATCTTAATGATCTTAGGAGAACCCATCGTCAGACTACTATTCGAACGTGAAGAATTTACACGGGAAAGCACAATAGAGACGAACTGGGCACTGATGTTCCTTGCACTTGGATTCTTTCCGTATGCTGCGAGGGATTTACTCGCACGAGTATTCTACTCCCTGCAAGATACAAGAACTCCAGTAATTATCAATACCATAACGATTACTTTAAATGTTATATTTAGTATAATCCTTGTCCGCTATCTCGATCAAGGTGGACTAGGGCTAGGTATGGCATTGGGGGGATTTGCGAATTTTATGATTATGTTGTGGGCGATTCGTAGGAAGCTTGGGTTGGTGGTGGATAGGCAGTCATTGGTGGAAATTGGGAAGATAATGGTAGCTACTATTAGTATTTTAATTTTACTGATAGGTTTTAAAGCAAATGTATCTTATAATGAAACTTTTATAATTGAATTAATATACATGGTAACGATGATGATGATTATTGGAGTTATATATATATTTATGCTGCATCTTTTAAAAGTGGAGACTGCCAAAGCATTATTAAATTTGCTTTTTTTAAAAAAATCAACTAAATCATAG
- a CDS encoding copper amine oxidase N-terminal domain-containing protein produces MRDQQNQGKVLSTPLKNQKRRFSQGGETKFMKKNKLIASFLVFALLVTLVAPIGVASAATTYSAVSVAKFTKSTSSALGVIQVTADPMLASSSALIKLPSDVKNITVSAVTGANTSTNAITISGINGITDATNYTYSQPVNEFRVTVAPSITGQKTEFFIYITADTSDLAAGDVVATITGLSGQLPSGSVTVANILGSGTTDITVSTPKFISGNNNEVIFTLTESIAGALDTKASSLKLTLPNGYTWSNTSASAVIVGNQVVNALTSSSDGRVLTVDTQKAGSPSKSIIRLTANVNVNDNVAKHGDVIATVSGDNKFNAAELTVAKYADFGVKTSVKDKKSIVAGQANKKIGTVVVEETAPASLVNGRTIYLTLPEGAKWNNAFSAAMYSGSNTLAVTTPTSPDAISNEGRTLKVVLSAASTGNAGKLEIQDLTVDTAVDFKGEIAVELSGNSGLTGKLVVADVTAPITATATKADVKIGLQNQKAGNIVIKETAKERLIKDGKLEITFANTAATFQNTPTVKVTEGDIDVEISKSSTMLTITVKRDSSVASTIEISNILMTVDRSVAEGDLTLNIRGNATNNAISAVDARFPDNKTVAKVVNASVTTPAPDSTPVTPVPVTPVSAFVVDSKNYTVNGVTKTMDVAPFIQNGRTMLPVRFVAEALGVSEDNIIWNASTKQVTIMKGDRIAQLTIGSDTLLVNGVTVKMDTVASTKDGRTVLPVRFVAQALGANIDWDAATRTVSVK; encoded by the coding sequence ATGAGAGATCAACAAAACCAAGGCAAAGTATTATCAACACCCTTAAAAAACCAAAAAAGAAGATTTTCCCAAGGAGGAGAAACAAAATTTATGAAAAAGAATAAATTAATAGCTAGTTTTCTAGTGTTCGCTTTATTAGTGACTCTAGTAGCTCCAATCGGAGTAGCAAGCGCTGCAACTACTTATAGTGCAGTAAGCGTTGCGAAATTTACAAAAAGCACTAGTTCAGCACTAGGTGTTATCCAGGTAACTGCTGACCCAATGTTAGCTTCATCTTCTGCTTTAATCAAACTTCCAAGCGACGTTAAAAACATAACTGTTTCAGCGGTTACAGGCGCTAACACAAGTACTAATGCAATTACTATCAGTGGTATCAATGGAATTACTGACGCTACTAATTACACTTACAGCCAACCTGTTAATGAGTTCAGAGTAACAGTTGCACCTTCAATAACAGGTCAAAAAACTGAGTTTTTCATCTATATTACAGCTGATACTTCAGACTTAGCAGCTGGCGATGTAGTTGCTACTATTACTGGTTTAAGTGGACAGCTTCCTAGTGGATCTGTTACAGTAGCAAACATTTTAGGAAGTGGAACTACTGATATTACAGTAAGCACTCCTAAGTTCATTTCTGGAAACAACAATGAAGTTATCTTTACATTAACTGAAAGCATTGCTGGCGCATTAGATACTAAAGCGTCTTCTTTAAAACTTACTTTACCAAATGGATACACATGGTCAAATACGTCTGCTTCAGCAGTTATCGTAGGTAACCAAGTTGTTAATGCTTTAACTTCATCTTCAGATGGAAGAGTATTGACTGTTGATACACAAAAAGCTGGTTCGCCTTCTAAATCAATCATTCGTTTAACTGCTAATGTTAACGTTAATGACAACGTAGCTAAGCATGGCGATGTTATTGCTACAGTTTCTGGTGATAACAAGTTTAATGCTGCTGAATTAACTGTAGCTAAATATGCTGACTTCGGAGTTAAAACAAGCGTTAAAGACAAGAAATCAATCGTTGCTGGTCAAGCAAACAAGAAAATTGGAACAGTAGTGGTTGAAGAGACTGCTCCTGCATCATTAGTAAACGGAAGAACAATCTACTTAACTCTTCCTGAGGGTGCAAAGTGGAACAACGCATTCTCTGCTGCTATGTACAGTGGATCTAATACCTTAGCAGTAACTACACCAACTTCTCCTGATGCAATTTCTAATGAAGGAAGAACATTAAAGGTAGTATTAAGCGCTGCAAGTACTGGTAACGCTGGTAAGTTAGAAATTCAAGACTTAACTGTTGACACTGCTGTAGACTTTAAAGGCGAAATCGCTGTAGAACTTTCAGGTAATTCTGGATTGACTGGTAAGTTAGTGGTTGCTGATGTAACTGCTCCTATTACTGCTACTGCGACTAAAGCTGATGTAAAGATTGGTCTTCAAAATCAAAAGGCAGGAAATATCGTAATTAAAGAAACTGCTAAAGAAAGATTAATTAAAGATGGAAAATTAGAAATTACGTTTGCTAACACTGCAGCTACATTCCAAAACACTCCTACAGTTAAAGTTACTGAAGGCGATATTGATGTAGAAATCTCAAAATCTTCAACTATGTTAACTATCACAGTGAAGAGAGATAGTTCAGTTGCAAGTACTATCGAAATTAGCAATATCTTAATGACAGTTGACCGTTCAGTTGCTGAAGGTGACTTAACATTAAATATCAGAGGTAACGCTACAAACAACGCAATCAGTGCTGTTGATGCTAGATTCCCTGATAACAAAACAGTTGCTAAAGTTGTTAATGCATCTGTAACAACTCCTGCTCCTGATAGCACGCCTGTAACTCCTGTACCTGTAACTCCTGTATCTGCGTTCGTAGTAGATTCAAAGAATTACACTGTTAACGGTGTTACCAAGACTATGGATGTAGCTCCATTCATCCAAAATGGTCGTACTATGTTACCAGTTCGTTTCGTTGCTGAAGCTCTTGGCGTAAGCGAAGATAACATCATCTGGAATGCTTCAACTAAGCAAGTAACTATCATGAAGGGTGACCGCATTGCTCAATTAACAATCGGTAGCGATACTCTTCTTGTAAATGGTGTAACTGTTAAGATGGATACAGTTGCTTCAACTAAAGACGGCAGAACAGTTCTTCCAGTTCGATTTGTTGCTCAAGCACTTGGCGCTAACATCGATTGGGATGCTGCTACACGTACAGTATCAGTAAAGTAA
- a CDS encoding O-antigen ligase family protein, whose amino-acid sequence MKYRLQTFLFLLFFSFPIVDYVLRTILRIPVVSSLWDELVLFGLLTILGWRWFIGELESRDFHRTNVSKPLLLIVLYGIALIFFNLPYFSVGLEGFRASFQYIFAFFAAFYLLREKQTIVTMIYIIVGIGLIMGLHGVYQYIAGVPMPGHWVDAGENVRTRAFSFVGSPNVLGSYMAFCVPIAIGLALSHIQSFFHNRKLQKHREQHTKNHGDSHKEYITSGKKDLGLSMLFLSIAGVMGLCLLVTFSRGALLALAVSLVVVAIIIATIYDKRTIIGVLGAGVVAIGLVYVLAPTVVERLLYVFSPEYLTKSAQGGRITRWLNAFDRMRHEPFFGAGLGQYGGAVGARHFGTIYVDNYYAKTLAEMGLVGISLFLWLMSSLVKNGYQAWRSVWDSSYRFLAAGLFSGLFAVILHNGVENIFEVPFMNVLFWLTAGILLALPFLQEDQNELANELAKQELGGNAQHE is encoded by the coding sequence ATGAAATACCGCTTACAGACGTTCTTATTCTTATTATTCTTTTCCTTCCCGATAGTCGATTATGTGTTGCGAACAATTTTACGAATTCCCGTTGTAAGTTCGTTGTGGGACGAGCTAGTGTTATTCGGGCTTTTGACGATTTTAGGCTGGCGTTGGTTCATCGGCGAACTGGAAAGCCGAGATTTCCATCGCACGAATGTCTCGAAGCCGCTCCTTCTGATTGTATTGTACGGGATTGCTTTAATCTTCTTTAATCTTCCTTACTTCAGTGTAGGTCTCGAAGGCTTTCGCGCATCCTTTCAGTACATATTCGCTTTCTTCGCTGCCTTTTACTTATTACGTGAAAAACAAACGATTGTCACGATGATCTATATTATAGTAGGAATCGGTCTAATTATGGGTCTGCACGGAGTCTATCAATACATTGCTGGTGTTCCAATGCCCGGTCACTGGGTGGATGCCGGCGAGAATGTGCGGACACGTGCCTTCTCCTTCGTCGGAAGTCCGAATGTCTTAGGAAGTTACATGGCCTTCTGTGTACCGATTGCCATTGGGTTAGCGTTATCCCATATACAAAGCTTCTTCCATAACCGCAAATTACAGAAACATAGGGAGCAGCATACGAAGAATCATGGGGACAGTCATAAGGAATACATCACTTCTGGAAAAAAAGATCTTGGCCTATCGATGCTATTCCTAAGTATCGCTGGCGTCATGGGCTTGTGCTTACTCGTAACCTTCTCCCGTGGGGCATTGCTTGCGTTAGCTGTATCTCTAGTCGTTGTAGCAATTATCATTGCGACGATCTACGATAAACGAACGATTATTGGAGTACTAGGTGCTGGAGTTGTTGCGATTGGGCTTGTATATGTATTAGCCCCAACAGTTGTAGAGCGTCTTCTGTATGTCTTCTCCCCAGAATACCTAACAAAAAGCGCCCAAGGTGGTCGTATTACTCGTTGGTTGAATGCATTTGACCGAATGCGACATGAGCCGTTTTTCGGTGCGGGCCTTGGACAATACGGCGGTGCCGTAGGCGCGAGACATTTCGGTACGATTTATGTGGATAACTATTATGCGAAGACTTTAGCAGAGATGGGTCTAGTGGGAATTAGCCTTTTCCTATGGCTAATGTCTTCCCTTGTCAAAAACGGCTATCAGGCATGGCGTAGTGTATGGGATTCATCCTATCGTTTTCTTGCTGCAGGTTTGTTTAGCGGTCTATTCGCTGTGATTCTGCACAATGGTGTAGAGAACATTTTTGAAGTACCTTTTATGAATGTGTTGTTCTGGCTGACAGCTGGAATACTGCTTGCGTTGCCATTTTTACAAGAAGATCAGAACGAACTAGCGAACGAATTAGCGAAGCAAGAGTTAGGAGGGAACGCACAACATGAATAA
- a CDS encoding glycosyltransferase — MTEKKRCKVLHVIGGGEFGGAEQYLINVAKQMKDTDYEIHLACFYDREFARKLRSADIPVHVILPSNRIDFSLAHKIADLIRHYQFDILHTHGVRANLFGRLAGKHINKERRRDGQKKLPVLTTIHSELRQDYSHPIAYSIAYSLERMSQNMTDTFIAISNSIRDDILKRNIPSSKIEVIYNGIDFVELYEKAKEESPELDAVMQGIVGRKTGDSLEEHHGSTPPILMGIVGRLQPVKGHRYAILAMPEILRLYPNARLLIVGEGPLQPELQQLARQLQVDHAVHLIGYQANVAPFLSKLDVFLMPSLAEGLGLSLIEAMAFELPVIASGVGGILDVVQEDTGILVPAEDAYALAKATCQLLANLESAKLMAVRGKEDVQKRFHTDRMISQMVKVYNEQ, encoded by the coding sequence ATGACAGAGAAGAAGCGATGCAAGGTATTACATGTAATCGGCGGCGGAGAGTTCGGTGGTGCTGAACAGTACCTAATTAATGTAGCGAAACAGATGAAAGACACTGACTATGAAATTCATTTGGCGTGCTTTTACGACCGAGAATTTGCTCGGAAGCTTCGTTCAGCGGACATCCCTGTCCATGTCATATTACCGTCAAATCGTATCGACTTTTCCCTTGCTCATAAAATCGCAGATCTCATCCGTCATTACCAATTTGATATATTGCATACCCATGGAGTTCGGGCGAATTTATTCGGCCGTCTAGCAGGGAAGCATATTAATAAGGAAAGACGTAGAGATGGGCAGAAAAAATTGCCTGTCCTTACGACGATTCATAGTGAACTACGTCAGGATTATTCGCACCCAATTGCCTACAGCATTGCCTATAGCCTGGAACGAATGAGTCAGAATATGACAGACACCTTCATTGCCATTTCTAATAGTATTCGCGATGACATCCTTAAGCGTAACATTCCATCGTCGAAAATAGAAGTAATTTATAACGGGATTGATTTTGTAGAGTTATATGAGAAAGCGAAGGAAGAATCTCCTGAGCTGGATGCAGTGATGCAGGGTATTGTAGGACGGAAAACAGGTGATTCTTTAGAAGAGCACCATGGTTCGACCCCGCCTATATTGATGGGAATCGTAGGTCGTCTTCAGCCGGTGAAGGGACATCGATATGCAATCCTTGCCATGCCAGAGATTCTGCGACTGTATCCCAATGCACGATTATTGATTGTAGGCGAAGGACCGTTACAGCCAGAGCTTCAGCAGTTAGCGAGACAACTGCAAGTAGACCATGCTGTTCACTTGATTGGTTATCAGGCGAATGTAGCACCGTTTTTATCAAAGCTCGATGTATTCCTCATGCCATCCTTGGCGGAAGGGTTAGGGTTATCTTTAATAGAAGCAATGGCATTCGAACTACCAGTCATTGCTAGTGGTGTAGGTGGTATTTTAGATGTAGTGCAAGAAGACACGGGAATTCTTGTTCCTGCGGAAGATGCTTACGCACTCGCGAAGGCAACCTGTCAGCTACTAGCAAACCTTGAATCTGCGAAGTTAATGGCAGTGCGGGGAAAAGAGGATGTTCAGAAGCGTTTCCACACAGACCGTATGATTTCTCAAATGGTGAAAGTGTACAATGAACAGTAA
- a CDS encoding MBOAT family O-acyltransferase, with protein MLFHSFEFIFIFLPVAFAVYFLLNKIRWITVAKGWLVISSLFFYSWWNVSYLPLIIGSMVFNYIIGKILTKWQFGLRKGILALGIAFNVGLLGYYKYSNFFLTNMNAVFTTNVPLLKLALPLAISFFTFQQIAYLVDAYRQETKQYDFLSYALFVTFFPQLIAGPIVHHKEMMPQFEQLRNKLVNYRNIATGLFVFCIGLFKKVVIADTFAIWATYGFDEAVSLTMLEGWIVSLSYTFQLYFDFSGYADMAIGIALLFNIRLPINFHSPYKATSIQDFWRRWHMTLGRFLTQYVYIPLGGNRLGKFRTYLNLFFVFLISGLWHGAGWTFVFWGFLHGMAIVIHRLWKANGYTLNRYIAWFLTFQFVNISWVFFRAQEWADAMKVLKAMFVFPEALALPTSAEAIVASLQVFPMVEYGEFATLCIAAFLVIVICAQNSMDAMMNFRPNFTASSVLMVFVAGVLLVSFLVNTNSEFLYFNF; from the coding sequence GTGCTATTTCATTCTTTCGAGTTTATTTTTATCTTTTTGCCTGTGGCGTTTGCGGTGTACTTTCTACTCAATAAAATACGTTGGATTACAGTAGCAAAGGGTTGGTTAGTCATCAGTTCTTTGTTTTTTTATTCTTGGTGGAATGTGAGTTATCTTCCACTGATTATAGGCTCGATGGTGTTCAATTATATAATAGGAAAAATTTTGACAAAGTGGCAATTCGGCTTGCGTAAGGGAATTTTAGCCTTGGGGATTGCATTCAATGTAGGCTTACTAGGATACTATAAGTATTCCAATTTCTTCCTAACGAACATGAATGCCGTATTTACTACTAATGTTCCTCTATTAAAGTTGGCGTTGCCGCTCGCGATAAGTTTCTTTACGTTTCAGCAGATTGCATATTTAGTAGATGCGTATCGCCAGGAGACAAAGCAGTATGATTTCTTAAGCTATGCGTTGTTCGTAACGTTTTTCCCGCAACTGATTGCCGGCCCGATTGTGCATCACAAAGAAATGATGCCTCAGTTTGAACAGCTTAGGAATAAGCTTGTGAATTATAGAAATATTGCGACGGGGCTATTCGTATTCTGCATCGGGTTGTTCAAAAAAGTTGTGATTGCAGATACATTTGCCATTTGGGCAACTTACGGCTTTGATGAGGCTGTTTCTTTGACAATGCTCGAAGGATGGATTGTATCTCTTTCCTATACGTTTCAGCTGTACTTTGACTTTAGCGGGTATGCCGATATGGCGATTGGGATTGCGCTGCTATTTAATATTCGACTGCCGATAAACTTTCATTCTCCATATAAAGCGACAAGCATTCAAGACTTTTGGCGTCGCTGGCATATGACCCTTGGACGGTTTTTGACGCAATATGTGTATATTCCATTGGGCGGGAACCGTCTAGGCAAGTTCCGTACGTATTTGAATTTGTTCTTTGTGTTTCTAATTAGCGGACTTTGGCATGGTGCCGGGTGGACTTTTGTTTTCTGGGGATTTTTGCATGGAATGGCGATTGTAATTCACCGTTTGTGGAAAGCTAATGGATATACGCTGAATCGTTATATTGCTTGGTTTTTGACGTTTCAGTTCGTCAATATTTCATGGGTATTCTTCCGAGCACAGGAATGGGCAGACGCGATGAAGGTTCTGAAGGCGATGTTTGTTTTCCCAGAGGCGCTTGCTTTGCCGACTAGCGCAGAGGCGATAGTGGCGTCGTTACAGGTGTTCCCTATGGTTGAGTATGGAGAGTTTGCAACTCTGTGTATTGCTGCTTTCCTTGTGATTGTGATATGTGCGCAGAATTCCATGGATGCTATGATGAATTTCCGTCCGAATTTTACTGCATCGTCAGTTCTGATGGTTTTCGTTGCTGGTGTGTTACTTGTGAGCTTTCTCGTGAATACGAATAGTGAGTTTTTGTATTTTAACTTTTAG
- a CDS encoding O-antigen ligase family protein: MNFNNGKKQKKRELHNGLNVLDWYYLIPLALIGAFVPTIVYLKITELPPHIAAHWVSSENLDFFSYYKSLWIQIISGLSIIILVLARIQNTFRFRNEIIYYPLFLYAGMIILSTIFTDPIYMDVALKGFPDRFEGMWVLLSYIVITIVTMNIVNQSSHFKILLGSLLVSASILSILGIFQFFGTDFFQTDIGKALILPNQYKYMSDTLSFTFGPHTIYSTFYNTNYVGSYMSMVFILSIVLYLFAKERNYQIVLGIVICLTFSNLIGSNSRAGLMGGVIAFLVLFIVMYRVIIEKWKQSIILAFSLCLIFFGLNTISDGGLTSNIERLTSEQNNLITDNIKDESNEGKISLDFKDLSLDKNRAILDMGQQILTVEALRVDNSMEYNHEDYKFYDTEGKTLPYTFNKELYELSFDDANYSKYTLIIAGNLVQINYNTSLSISLGTGPDGKIYFVNNKNQLVQLNTAPSWGFEGRETMGSSRGYLWSRSIPMLKETVLLGKGPDTYAIYFPQDDYIAKRKYLSEFYRLVDKPHNIYLQQGINTGVISLIAFLSIFFIYFYSCFRLYFKKNINGENIFNVVGIASFLAVISYAVTGIFNDSVVSVAPVFWLILGIGLASNRINKENIIQT, encoded by the coding sequence ATGAATTTTAATAATGGTAAAAAACAGAAAAAACGAGAGTTGCATAACGGACTAAATGTTTTAGATTGGTATTACTTAATACCATTAGCCCTCATTGGAGCTTTTGTACCGACTATTGTTTACTTGAAAATAACAGAATTACCACCTCATATTGCAGCTCATTGGGTTAGTTCAGAAAATCTCGATTTCTTTTCATACTATAAGTCCCTATGGATACAAATAATATCTGGGCTATCTATTATTATCCTAGTATTAGCTAGGATACAGAATACCTTCAGATTCAGAAATGAAATCATCTATTACCCTTTATTTCTGTACGCTGGAATGATTATTTTATCAACCATATTTACTGATCCAATTTATATGGATGTTGCACTTAAAGGATTTCCAGATCGATTTGAGGGAATGTGGGTGCTTCTTTCATACATTGTAATTACTATTGTTACTATGAATATAGTGAATCAATCATCGCATTTCAAAATATTATTAGGAAGCCTTTTAGTTTCTGCTTCAATTCTCAGCATATTAGGAATATTTCAGTTTTTCGGCACTGACTTCTTTCAAACAGATATAGGAAAAGCTTTGATATTACCGAATCAATACAAATATATGTCTGACACACTATCTTTCACATTTGGGCCACATACGATATATAGCACATTCTATAATACAAACTACGTCGGAAGCTATATGTCTATGGTTTTTATTTTGTCCATTGTTTTATACCTTTTCGCAAAAGAAAGAAACTACCAAATTGTTTTAGGAATAGTTATTTGTCTTACATTTAGTAATTTAATTGGATCAAATTCAAGAGCCGGGTTAATGGGCGGAGTTATTGCGTTTTTAGTATTATTCATTGTTATGTATAGAGTCATAATTGAAAAATGGAAACAATCTATTATTCTGGCTTTTTCATTATGTTTAATATTTTTTGGATTAAACACAATATCTGATGGAGGTTTGACTAGTAATATAGAAAGACTCACCTCTGAACAAAATAATTTAATTACGGATAATATAAAAGATGAATCAAATGAAGGTAAAATTTCGTTGGATTTTAAAGATCTTTCTTTAGATAAAAATCGAGCAATTTTAGATATGGGCCAACAAATATTAACTGTTGAAGCATTAAGAGTTGATAATTCTATGGAATATAATCATGAAGATTATAAATTTTATGACACGGAGGGAAAGACTCTTCCATACACATTTAATAAAGAACTATATGAATTGTCATTCGATGATGCAAATTATTCAAAGTATACACTGATAATTGCTGGGAATCTTGTTCAAATAAATTATAATACATCATTATCGATAAGCTTAGGGACTGGCCCTGATGGTAAAATTTATTTTGTGAATAACAAGAATCAATTAGTGCAATTAAATACAGCACCTAGTTGGGGTTTTGAAGGTCGTGAAACTATGGGATCATCTAGAGGATATCTTTGGTCAAGAAGTATTCCAATGTTAAAAGAAACTGTATTATTAGGAAAGGGTCCTGATACGTATGCGATTTATTTTCCTCAAGATGACTATATTGCTAAACGGAAATATCTATCTGAGTTTTATAGGTTAGTAGATAAGCCGCATAATATATATTTACAACAAGGAATCAATACAGGCGTAATATCACTAATAGCTTTTTTATCAATATTCTTTATATATTTTTACTCGTGTTTCCGTCTGTATTTTAAAAAGAATATAAATGGTGAAAATATTTTCAATGTAGTTGGAATAGCTTCGTTTTTGGCTGTTATATCTTACGCTGTAACGGGAATATTTAACGACAGTGTGGTCTCAGTAGCCCCAGTATTTTGGTTGATCTTAGGAATAGGATTAGCTAGTAACCGTATTAACAAAGAGAACATAATCCAAACATAA
- a CDS encoding glycine betaine ABC transporter substrate-binding protein, with product MVRKKNQYTTVLLLMIGMIMFGFMLVGCNGNVDEEEKKAKEDGEFGQPNSTHALVMLESRASGLGVEKISDLSPNNLAGTMVISAEEELYSGEMLLEAMQQVYGIYFKNHAVHMPGEGYSTLVEGSGDANVEAILVKTDDEVLKRDDIRILQDDKNFFITDKEPQKSN from the coding sequence ATGGTAAGAAAAAAGAATCAATACACAACGGTATTACTTTTAATGATTGGAATGATAATGTTTGGCTTTATGCTCGTTGGATGCAACGGAAATGTAGATGAAGAGGAAAAGAAAGCGAAGGAAGATGGGGAATTTGGGCAGCCGAATAGCACCCATGCCCTTGTAATGCTTGAATCACGAGCAAGTGGATTAGGTGTAGAGAAAATCAGTGATTTGTCACCGAATAACCTTGCAGGCACAATGGTAATATCTGCGGAGGAAGAGCTTTATAGTGGCGAGATGCTTTTAGAGGCAATGCAGCAAGTTTATGGAATTTATTTTAAAAACCATGCCGTTCATATGCCAGGAGAAGGGTATTCGACTTTAGTAGAGGGTAGCGGCGATGCCAACGTTGAGGCTATTTTAGTAAAGACTGATGACGAGGTTTTGAAACGTGACGATATTCGAATCTTACAGGATGACAAGAATTTCTTTATTACTGACAAAGAGCCGCAAAAATCAAATTAG